The Clostridioides sp. ES-S-0010-02 genome window below encodes:
- the nifV gene encoding homocitrate synthase: protein MCIISKDRAKEIKIVDTTLRDGEQTAGVVFANREKIMIAEMLSDLGVDQIEVGIPTMGGDEKNVIKHICNRNLKADIMAWNRAVIKDVEESISCGVDAVAISISVSDIHIENKLRTSRGWVLENMAKTVEFAKKNGLYVSVNGEDASRADIDFLTEFINVGKQAGADRFRYCDTVGVMNPFSIKNAIETLYERTNFDIEMHTHNDFGMATANALAGLAAGANYVGVTVNGLGERAGNAALEEVLMALKCIYKCDLNNVDTRKFRGICEYVSQASGRILPTWKPVVGDNMFIHESGIHADGALKDPHNYEPFDPSEVNLERKIVIGKHSGRAAVINKLSEYEMYISPENATKLLNAIRATSIRLKRSLMDKEILQLYCDILAHEKGTTEEEAVRGSYI, encoded by the coding sequence ATGTGCATTATATCAAAAGATAGAGCAAAGGAAATCAAAATAGTAGATACTACTTTAAGAGATGGGGAACAAACAGCTGGGGTTGTATTTGCGAATAGAGAAAAAATAATGATTGCTGAAATGTTAAGTGATTTAGGTGTTGACCAAATTGAAGTTGGTATACCTACTATGGGTGGAGACGAAAAAAATGTAATAAAGCACATATGTAATAGAAATTTAAAAGCAGATATAATGGCTTGGAATAGAGCAGTGATAAAAGATGTTGAAGAATCTATTTCTTGTGGTGTTGATGCAGTAGCCATATCAATATCAGTATCTGATATTCATATAGAAAATAAACTTAGAACTTCTAGAGGTTGGGTTTTAGAGAATATGGCTAAGACAGTTGAATTTGCAAAGAAAAACGGATTATATGTTTCAGTAAATGGAGAAGATGCTTCAAGAGCGGATATCGACTTCTTAACTGAGTTTATAAATGTTGGAAAGCAAGCAGGAGCAGATAGATTTAGATATTGTGATACAGTAGGAGTTATGAATCCTTTTTCTATAAAAAATGCAATAGAAACTCTTTACGAAAGAACTAATTTTGACATAGAAATGCATACACATAATGATTTTGGTATGGCAACTGCAAATGCACTTGCAGGATTAGCAGCAGGAGCAAATTATGTTGGAGTTACAGTTAATGGCTTAGGCGAAAGAGCTGGAAATGCAGCATTAGAAGAAGTTTTAATGGCACTTAAATGCATCTATAAATGTGATTTAAATAACGTAGATACTAGAAAATTTAGAGGAATATGTGAATATGTGTCACAAGCATCAGGAAGAATACTTCCTACATGGAAACCAGTAGTTGGAGATAATATGTTTATACATGAATCTGGTATACATGCTGATGGAGCATTAAAAGACCCACATAACTATGAACCATTTGACCCAAGTGAAGTAAATCTTGAAAGAAAAATAGTAATAGGAAAGCATTCAGGAAGAGCAGCAGTAATAAATAAATTGAGTGAATATGAAATGTATATTTCTCCAGAAAACGCTACCAAATTATTAAATGCAATAAGAGCTACATCTATAAGATTGAAAAGAAGTTTGATGGATAAAGAGATTCTTCAATTATATTGTGATATACTAGCACATGAAAAAGGTACAACAGAAGAAGAAGCAGTTAGAGGTTCATATATTTAA
- a CDS encoding aconitate hydratase translates to MGDNIVYKIIKKHIVDGEAVAGNSIGIKIDQTLTQDSTGTMTYLQLEAMGIDKVKTKRSVAFVDHNMLQQGFENADDHKYIQTVADKYGVYFSKPGNGICHQVFLERFSTPGDTLLGSDSHTPTAGGVGMMAIGAGGLDVALAMAGGAYYIKAPIVCKVNLVGKLNNMVSSKDIILEVLRKQTVKGGVGKVYEYGGEGVKNLSVPQRATITNMGAELGATTSIFPSDEKTLEFFKSQGREDAWMELKPDSDAVYDEEITINLDELKPLAAKPHSPDNVDEVENIGKIKIDQVAIGSCTNSSYEDLMKVAQILKGNKVHKNVSLVIAPGSRQVMEMIARNGALGDIISAGARILENSCGPCIGMGQSPGTDSVSLRTFNRNFYGRSGTLSAQVYLVSPEVAAVSAIKGELTDPREFDVKFENLDVSEFLIDDSMIIKPSDVGSDVEVVRGPNIKPFPLNTELSESISGNVILKTEDNITTDHIMPSNAKLLPFRSNIPYLANYCFNTVDTEFPQRAKDNNGGFIIGGDNYGQGSSREHAALAPLYLGVKGVIVKSFARIHKANLINSGIIPMEFCDEKDYENLSLLDNLEIPNILDNLDSGVLEVKNISKGASFKVKVELSAKEVDVLKAGGKLNYTKNQAN, encoded by the coding sequence ATGGGAGATAATATAGTTTATAAAATAATCAAAAAACATATAGTGGATGGAGAGGCTGTTGCTGGCAATTCAATTGGGATAAAAATAGACCAGACTTTAACACAAGATTCCACTGGAACAATGACATATCTTCAATTAGAAGCTATGGGCATAGATAAAGTAAAAACAAAAAGAAGTGTTGCATTTGTAGACCATAATATGTTACAACAAGGATTTGAAAATGCAGATGACCATAAATATATACAAACAGTAGCTGACAAATACGGTGTTTATTTTTCTAAACCAGGAAATGGTATCTGCCATCAAGTATTTTTAGAAAGATTTTCAACACCAGGAGATACACTTTTGGGTTCTGATAGTCACACGCCTACTGCTGGTGGTGTTGGTATGATGGCTATTGGTGCTGGGGGATTGGATGTTGCTCTAGCTATGGCAGGAGGAGCATACTATATAAAAGCACCAATCGTCTGTAAGGTAAACTTAGTTGGAAAATTAAATAATATGGTATCTTCAAAAGATATAATATTAGAAGTGTTGAGAAAACAAACTGTAAAAGGGGGCGTAGGTAAAGTCTACGAATATGGAGGAGAAGGAGTTAAAAATCTATCTGTTCCACAAAGAGCCACAATAACAAACATGGGAGCTGAACTTGGAGCAACTACTTCAATATTCCCAAGTGATGAAAAAACATTAGAGTTTTTTAAGAGTCAAGGAAGAGAAGATGCATGGATGGAACTAAAACCTGATTCAGATGCAGTTTATGATGAAGAGATTACTATAAACTTAGATGAATTAAAACCATTAGCTGCAAAGCCTCATAGTCCAGATAATGTAGATGAAGTTGAAAATATAGGAAAGATAAAAATAGACCAAGTTGCGATAGGAAGCTGTACAAATTCTTCTTATGAAGACTTAATGAAAGTAGCTCAAATCTTAAAAGGAAACAAAGTTCATAAGAATGTAAGTTTGGTAATAGCACCAGGCTCAAGACAGGTTATGGAAATGATAGCTAGAAATGGAGCTTTAGGAGATATAATAAGTGCTGGAGCTAGAATATTAGAAAACTCTTGTGGGCCATGTATAGGTATGGGGCAATCTCCAGGAACTGATTCTGTATCCTTAAGAACTTTCAATAGAAACTTCTATGGAAGAAGTGGAACTCTATCAGCACAAGTATATTTAGTGAGCCCAGAAGTAGCAGCAGTAAGTGCTATAAAAGGAGAACTTACAGACCCAAGAGAATTTGATGTTAAATTTGAAAACTTAGATGTAAGTGAATTTTTAATAGATGATAGTATGATAATAAAGCCTTCTGATGTAGGAAGTGATGTAGAAGTAGTTAGAGGTCCTAATATAAAACCTTTCCCTCTTAACACAGAACTAAGTGAGTCTATAAGTGGAAACGTAATATTAAAGACAGAAGATAATATAACTACTGACCATATAATGCCATCAAATGCCAAGTTACTTCCTTTTAGAAGTAACATACCATATCTTGCAAACTATTGTTTTAATACTGTGGATACAGAGTTTCCTCAAAGAGCAAAAGATAATAATGGTGGATTTATAATTGGTGGAGACAACTATGGACAAGGTTCAAGCAGAGAACACGCTGCTTTAGCACCATTATATCTTGGTGTTAAAGGAGTAATAGTAAAAAGTTTTGCAAGAATACACAAAGCCAATTTAATAAACAGTGGAATAATTCCAATGGAGTTTTGTGATGAAAAAGATTATGAAAATTTATCTCTTTTAGATAATCTGGAAATACCAAATATTTTAGATAATTTAGATAGTGGTGTTTTAGAGGTTAAGAATATAAGTAAAGGAGCTTCTTTCAAAGTTAAAGTAGAATTATCAGCAAAAGAAGTTGATGTATTAAAAGCAGGTGGAAAATTAAATTACACTAAGAATCAAGCTAATTAA
- a CDS encoding DEAD/DEAH box helicase: protein MDFKSLGISENTINIIKTSGITTPTPIQKESIPLIKSGKDVIAEAQTGTGKTLAFLLPIFENISLDVDDIQVLVLSPTRELAIQITEEATKLKESKDINILAAYGGKDIGSQIKKLKGNIHMIIATPGRLLDHLNRKTIDLSKLKTFVLDEADQMLLMGFKNEVEAILKETSNKKQTLCFSATMDSQVKKLAYRYTKNPVVVSIEKEEITLTNIKQEVVETTDRKKLDALCSVLNEDNPFMAIIFCRTKRRVDNLEEALAIRGYNCQKLHSDIAQSKRERIMKSFRNLEIQYLIATDVASRGLDISGVSHIYNYDLPETPEDYIHRIGRTGRAGEQGYTCAFIDPKNERMLSEIETAIESKINRRIIEL, encoded by the coding sequence ATGGATTTTAAGAGCTTAGGAATTAGCGAAAATACTATAAATATTATAAAAACATCAGGAATAACAACACCTACACCTATACAAAAAGAAAGTATCCCCTTAATAAAATCAGGAAAAGATGTCATAGCCGAAGCGCAGACTGGGACAGGTAAAACACTGGCTTTCCTGCTTCCGATATTTGAGAATATATCATTAGATGTAGATGATATACAAGTACTTGTACTGTCTCCAACTAGAGAACTTGCTATTCAAATAACAGAAGAAGCTACAAAACTTAAAGAATCTAAGGATATAAATATTCTAGCAGCTTATGGTGGAAAAGACATTGGTTCTCAGATAAAAAAACTAAAAGGAAATATTCATATGATTATAGCTACACCAGGTAGACTTCTAGACCACTTAAATAGAAAAACAATTGACCTTAGCAAATTAAAAACTTTTGTTTTAGATGAAGCAGACCAAATGTTGCTTATGGGATTTAAAAATGAAGTTGAAGCTATTTTAAAAGAAACTTCAAATAAAAAACAGACATTATGCTTTTCTGCAACTATGGATTCTCAAGTTAAAAAATTAGCTTATAGATATACAAAAAATCCTGTTGTTGTTTCTATTGAAAAAGAAGAAATTACTCTTACTAATATAAAGCAGGAAGTAGTAGAAACTACAGATAGAAAGAAATTAGATGCTTTATGCAGTGTTTTAAATGAAGACAATCCTTTTATGGCTATAATATTCTGTAGAACTAAAAGAAGAGTTGACAACCTTGAAGAGGCTCTTGCTATACGAGGATATAATTGTCAAAAGTTGCATAGTGATATTGCACAATCAAAGCGAGAAAGAATAATGAAATCATTTAGAAATTTAGAAATACAATATTTAATAGCCACAGATGTAGCTTCTCGAGGTCTTGATATATCTGGAGTAAGTCACATATATAATTACGATTTACCAGAAACGCCTGAAGACTATATTCATCGTATTGGTAGAACTGGTAGAGCTGGAGAACAGGGTTATACTTGTGCTTTTATTGACCCTAAAAATGAGAGAATGTTAAGTGAAATTGAAACAGCTATAGAATCTAAAATTAATAGAAGAATTATAGAATTATAA